The segment AGATGGTCCTGGTGGGCGTGGGCCTGGGGCCGTCGATTCCGCTCTACACGCTGGCCATCCAGAACGCGGTGTCACCGCAGCGCATCGGCGTGGCCACGGCGATGGCCACGTTCTTCCGTCAGCTCGGGATGACGCTGGGCGTGGCGCTGCTCGGCGCGGTGTTCGCGACGACGCTGTCGCATCAACTGGGCACCCGCGTGGCGAGCGCCACGGAGGGACTGCCGCCGAAGCTGCGTGCCGAGCTGGCCTCGGCGGTGCCCGGGGTCGGAGGGAGCGAGGCGGGCCCGGCGCAGTCGGCCTTCCAGGCGGAGAAGGTGAAGGAGCGCGTGCGCGCGGAGCTGGAGGCCGAGCGGCAGGCCCTTCAGCGCCCGGGGGTACAGCGGATTGAGCCGCGCGGCACGACCGCACGGGAGCAACGTGCGAAGGAAGCGGCGCCCTCCGACGCGAGCGGGCGCGAGCAGTCGTCAGCGCTTTCCGACGTGGATGCCAAGGAGCAGCGAGCGCTGGAGGCCGTCGACCGGACAGCGCTGGCGCTGAAGGAGTCCTTCACACGGGCGGTAGAGGCGGTGTACCGCTGCGCCATCTTCGTCGCGCTGCTCGCATTCCTGGTGACGTTGAGGCTGCCCGAACAACCCCTGCAACGCGGGCGCGCTCGGGCACCGGCGCACACGGAATGAGCGTGAGCATGGCGCGACGAGCACGGAGGACACCGGAGTTCCGGGTCATGAGGAGGCGGCCCGAGCACTTCGACACGAGACACATTCCGAGGCCTGCGCCTACGACGGTAGCTGAGGACGCGAGGCCTGGAGTCCTCGTGCCACCGCCACGGACCGGACAGCGCCGGGCTCACGCGGCGGTGAGCGCGGAGGACTCCGAGTCGAGCGTGTAGATGCGCACGGGGTGGGGCACGCCCTTGACGGGGTGGTGACCCAGGTCCTTCACGTCGCCACGGTAGTGGGAGACGAAGGACTCGGAGAGGAGCACCGGCTCGTTGAGCCCCGCGCACAGGCCCGCGATGCGGCTGGCCAGGTTCACGGCCGGGCCGATGACGGTGAAGTCGAGCCGGTCCGACGCGCCGATGTTCCCGTACATCACGTCGCCGACGTGGAGGGACGCGCCGAACTCGTAGGTGGGCAGGCCCCTGCGGCGGCGCGAGGCGTTGTCCTGCTCACTGGCACGCACCGCCTCGTGCACGGTGCGCGCGGCGGCGGCGCAGCGGTCCTCCACGAGGGCATGGTCGTCGATGCGGAAGATGGCCAGCACGGCGTCGCCCATGAACTTGAGCACCTCCGCGCCATGCGAGTGGAACGCGCCGACCATCGTCTCGAAGTAGGCGTTGAGCAGCTCCAGCAACGCGTCACGAGGCAGCGCGTCCGACAGCGCGGTGAAGCTACGCAGGTCACTCAGGCAGATGACGGCGGAGGTCGTCTCGCCGTCGCCGCGTCGAATCTGTCCCTGGAGGACGCGGCGTCCCGCGTCGCGGCCCAGGTACGTGTCGAGCAGCACGCCCGTCATGTCCTTGCGCGCGAAGACCTCCAGCACCAGCTCCAGGATGGGCTGAAGCTCGTGCAGCAGGGCGCGGTGCGCGTCCGTGAAGCCCCCGGGCGCGGAGGTGGCCCAGGAGACGCCGTGGCGCGAGTCATCGCTGAAGCACACCGGCAGCGCGAGGTACTCGGTGAGCCCCTCGGCGCGCAGCTCGGTGAACATGGGGAAGTCGCCGTCCGGGAGTGGCTGCTCCAGGTGACGGTGGATGACGGGGAGTCCCTCGCGCAGGGCCTTGAAGGGGCTCTTCGAGAACGCGGGCAGGTGCTGGAGGCCGTGGGGATGGACCTCGGCGGTGGCGCCATGTCCGAAGCGCCAGCGGAAGCTCCGGGCGTGCAGGAGCGGGTGCAGCGTGAAGAGGACGATGGAGGCGCGCGACACGGGCACGCCGCACGCGGTCAGCCGCTCACACAGGCCCGAGAGCAGCGGCACGGGAGTGGGCAGACGCCTTGCTTCCACGGCGAGCCAGCCCACCACGGAGGAGAAGGCATGGTCGCGAAGGCTTCGCGAGTCTCCGGCATTCACTTTCACGAGGCGCTCACCACTCCCCGGCGGGCCGAGCCGGGCCGGGCGCGAAGCAACCATGCCGTCCCCGGAGCGTCAACGGAGACCTCGGGGAGCGAGCGGGCGGGTGCCTGTCCCCGCCGCCCCTCCCCCGAGTGTGCGCGGACCTCACAGCTCCTCGAATCTCCGCCGCGATGAAGCGACGGCGATGTGCTCGGAGCGCTTCGCTGAAGTGGAGTCACCCGTGCTGCATTCAATTCTGTCGATACTGGGCGGATGGGCGGCAATCCGGCGGCGGATTGACCGCCTTCGGTGCCCTATCGACAAAATTGAGTCACCACCGCCCGAGCCCGCTCAGTGCCCCGACGAAGCCTTCGGAGGAGCGGCCACGGGCGCACCACCCCCCGGCGGCGCGGCGGGAGCCTCCGGCCGCGCGAGCGTGTCCGGCGACTCGGCCATCGCGTACGTCACCCACGCGGTGGCGGCCGTGCTCCTCGCCAGGTCCTGAGGATCCACCTTGTCCAACGTGTCCGCGTGCGTGTGGTGCACGTCGAAGTAGCGGCTCGCGTCCACCTCCACGCCGAAGAACGGCACGCGCGCGGGGAGCAGCGGGCTGATGTCCGCGCCCCCGGCCTCACGCGTGGAGAACTGGGCCGCGCCGAGCGCCACCAGCGGCGACAGCCACGGCTCCAGCAGCTCCTTGCCACCCGGGCCCGAGCGCAGGCTCACCGCCACCGGCCGCCCGCCACCCGAGTCCATCTCCATGGCGGCCACGTGCTTGGACAGCTCCGCCGCGTGCGCCTCCGCGTACGCGCGGCCACCGCGCAGGCCGTTCTCCTCGTTCATGTACAGCACCACGCGCACCGTGCGCCGGGGCGCCTGCGGCAGCTTCGCGATGAGCCGCGCGGCCTCCATCACCATCACCACGCCCGCGCCGTCGTCATGCGCGCCCGTGCCCACGTCCCACGAGTCCAGGTGCGCGCTGATGAGGACGATCTCCTGCGGCTTCTCGCGGCCACGCACCTCCGCGACCACGTTGTGCGAGTCCGCGTCCGGCAGCTCCGAGCACCCGAGCACCATCTTCACGCGCACCGGCCCCTTCGCGAGCAGACGGTGCAGCTGGTCCGCCTCCTCCGTCGTCACCGACGCGGCAGGGATGCGAGGCCCCTCGTCATCGAAGCGGGTGGAGCCCGTGTGCGGCGTGCGCAGCGACGCCGTGGCCAGCGAGCGCACCAGCGAGCCCACCGCGCCCGCCTTCGCCGCGAGCGCCGGGCCTCGACCGCGCAGCCCCGCGAAGCGTCCGTAGTCCGCGGGCGACGACATGGTGTGGTTGAAGAAGACAATCTTCCCCTTCACCGAGTCACCCAACGTGGCGAGCGCCTCCAGCGACGTCACCTCCACCACCTCGGCGGTGAGGCCCTCGGGCGCGGTCGGCGGGCTGCCGCCCAGCGCGAGGATGAACAGCGGATGGCCGCGCGTGAGTGCGGACGGGAGAATCTCCGCGCGCTCCTCGCCGCGCACCCAGCGAGGCACCTTCACGGGCTCGGTCCACGCCTTCACGCCGTCGGCCTTGAAGCTCTTGAGGGCCCACTGCACCGCGGCGGCGGCGCCCTCGGAGCCCGACAGGCGCGGGCCAATCCCATCCGTCAGCTCCGCGAGCCGCGCGTAGGAATGTCCTTCCGTCAGCGCGGGGCCCACCAGCTTCTCCGCCACGGCCAGCGGCGGCGCATACGCCTTCTTCGCGGGCGCGGCGGACTTCGCGGGGGCCGAGGACGTCGCGGGAGCGGCGGGGGCGGCGCCCGACACGAGCTGCAGCGCCAGGGATGACGACAGGATGAGCGTGGAGACGGGCAAGAGGACCTCCGGAAGAGGCGCCCACTCTCCGCCCGGCCCCCGGGGCTCGCAAGCCAGATGCGCTCAACGCACCGTGCGAGTCCAGGACGCCTGGCTGGTGAATCTGGAGAGGTTTTCGGAGAATCCCAGGGGCCACCGCGCGCCGAGAGGGGGAACGCGGCGCGCGGGGCTCAACTGGGACTTCATACGACGGTATCGCTTTTGGGGGAGGCGATAGCCGCCGCTGCGTCTCACTCTTTGGGAGGAAACGTGGCGGGCATGTTGAAGATCATTCGCAACGCCGTCAAGCCCGGCACCTCACTCAGCGTACAAGCGGACAATATTTTCCCAGGAAGTTGTTCAAATTTACAGCCACAGCGCCAACGATAGGTGGGCAACTGTGGTCTTCACCGAAAAACGAGCCCATGACGACAGACGAAGCCTTCTTCACCCTCTACAGCGAGCTTCCACGGCTGGGGCCGGGCAGTGATGCCTGCACACGTGAGGCATTGGGGCGCCTCCCATCCCTGCCACCCACCCCCCGCGTCGTGGACCTGGGCTGCGGCAACGGAAGACAGACGCTGGTGCTCGCCGAAACCTTGCGGACCTCCATCCTCGCGGTGGATCTCCACCCACCCTTCCTCCAGCAGCTGGAACAGGACGCCCGCGCGCGAGGACTGCAAGCCTTCATCCAGACACGCTGTCAGGACATGGGTGCGCTCGACCTCCCCCACGAATCCGTCGACCTGCTCTGGTCCGAGGGCGCCATCTATCACCTGGGCTTCGGCCCCGGCCTCACGCGCTGGCGACCCCTGCTCGCCCCCGGAGGCCTCGCCGCCATCACCGAGTGCACCTGGCTCACCGACGCCCGCCCCGCCGAGACCGTGGAGTTCTGGACCCAGGGCTACCCCACCATGGGCACCATCGAGGAGAACCGCGCCGCCGCCCTCGCCGCGGGCATGGAGGTGCTGGGCACCTTCACCCTCCCGCCCTCCGCGTGGTGGGATGACTACTACACCCCCCTGCTCGAGCGTGCCCGGCGCTTCGCCCCCACCGCCGACGAGACCCTCCGCGAGGTCATCGCCGGCGCCCACCGCGAGACGGACCTCTACCGTCACCACGGCCACGCCTACGGCTACGTCTTCTATCTGTTGCGCCGCCCCACCTGAGCCCTCGCGCGGTTCCAGGAATGCGACAGGAATTGAGCCCCACCGTCAGGGCTCGGCCTTGTGGTTGCCCTGCACCCGGGCACCCACTCACTCCCCTGGGTCAAAGAAATACGGACATGCATTTTTTCCAGAAATGGTGTCTATGTCGCTGAAGGCACGTTAGTCCCCGTCACGCACCCCAGCGACGCCATGTCCCCTCCCCCCCAAGGGCCGTGGTGTGTCGAGCCTCAGGACGTCGAAGGAACGCAATGTTGATGGAGCAGTGGGCTCACCGATTCTTCGAGCTCTCGACCGAGCTGTTCGCGGTGCTGGGCTCGCAGGGACGGATTCTGGAAGCCAACCCGGCCTGGAACGTGACGGTGGGTTGGTCTCCCACGGAGCTGCGGCTGGAGGGCTATCGGGGCTTCATCCATCCCGAGGACCTCGCCCAGGTGGACTCCCGGCTGGAGTCGCTGGCGCGGATGATGGGCACCACCCGCTTCTCCTGCCGGTGGCGCTGCCGGGACGGCACGTGGGCGTGGCTCGTGTGGAGCGTGGCCTGCTCCACGGTGGGCGGCCCGCTGTACTGCACGGTGCGCAGGCTGGAGTCGCCTCCCGCGCTCGAGCCCGGCCCCACCACCTCCGAGCCTGGCGGTCCGCTGCCGCCGTGGGCGATGAGCGACAGCCTGCCGCTGGGGCTCTACGTGGTGGAGGTGCGCACGGGCGCGGTGCTCTACGCCAACCGCCGCTTCTGCCAGCTGTGGGGCATCGAGTCGCTGGAGAGCGCCATCCGCAAGGGACAGGCGACCCACGAGGACGTGCTCGGCCACTGCCTGCGCGCGGGTGACGCGGCGAGCGTGCTGCGCCTGGTCTTTCCGACGGAGGCCGACACCCCGCCGCCGCTGCACGCGGACGAGGCGCAGCTCACCAACGGCCGCACCCTGCGCCGGCTGTCCACGCCCATGGGCGCCAGCGGCGACGAGTCCCGCTACCGGCTGTTCGCCTTCGAGGACGTCACCGAGCGAAAGCGCACCGAGGAGGCCCTGCACCGCTCCGAGGAGAGCTTCCGCAAGCTCATCGAGACGGCGCCCGAGGTCATCTTCGTCCACCGCGACCAGCGCTTCGTCTATGTGAACCCCACGCTCTTGCGCGCGCTGCGGTACGAGCACGCCAGCGAGCTCATCGGCCGGTCCATCTGGACCATCGTCCACCCGGACGACCTGGACATGGTGCGCCAGCGCGTGCACGCGGTGGTGGCCCGGGGCGAGCTGGCCCCGCTGCGCGAGATTCGCTACCTGCGCCGCGACGGCACCTGGTTCGACGCGGAGAGCGCGGGGCTGCCCGTGGACTTCGACGGCGTGGGCGCCGTCGTGGTGATGGCGCGCGACATCACCGAGCGCAAGCGCATGCAGGCCCAGCTGCTCCAGTCGGACCGGATGGTGCTCGCAGGCACGCTGGCCGCGGGCGTGGGCCACGAAATCAACAATCCGCTCACCTACGTCATGGCCAACCTGGAGTCGGCCCTGGACGCGATGCACCGGCTGGGCGGCGAGCTGGGGAGGATGCTGCCCGACGGCGCGCTCGCGCCGAGCTGGTCCATGTCCCTGAAGGACACGGTGGAGCTGCTCAAGGAGGCGCACGAGGGCGCCACCCGCGTGCGCAACATCGTCCGGGACTTGAAGTACATCTCCCGTCAGGACGAGGAGCGACGCGAGCTGCTCGACGTGCGCGAGTCGCTGGAGTTCTCGCTCAAGCTGGCCTCCAGCGAGCTGCGCCCGCGCGCCCAGGTCATCAAGAAGTACGAGGACGTGCCGCTGGTGCACGCGGACGCGTCGCGGCTGGGGCAGGTGTTCCTGAACCTCGTGGTCAACGCGGCACAGGCCATCCCCGAGGGGGACCCGACGAACCAGCACGTGACGCTCTGGGTGCGCCCGGGGCCTCACGGGGGCGTGGCGGTGGACGTGAGCGACTCGGGCAGCGGCATGCCGCCCAGCGTGCTCGCGCGCATCTTCGACCCGTTCTTCACCACCAAGGCGGTGGGCTCCGGCACGGGCCTGGGGCTGTCCATCTGCCACGGCATCATGCGCGGCCTGGGCGGCGACATCACGGTGCGCAGCGAGCCGGGCCACGGGACGACCTTCACGGTGCTGCTGCCCCCCGCGCCCGCGGACGCGGCGCCTCGCGAGGTGCCCGTGCTGCCGCCGCCCTCGTCCGAGCGCGCCGGCCGGATGCTGGTCATCGACGACGAGCCCGCGGTGGGTCGCTCGCTGGCGCGCATCATCGGCAAGCGCCACCAGGTGACGGTGGTGAGCAGCGGCGAGGAGGCGTTGGCGAAGCTGGACTCGGGCGCTGCGTTCGACGCCATCTTCTGTGACCTGATGATGCCGGGCATCACCGGCATGGACGTCTACGAGCGGGTGCGTGAGCGGGAGCCCGGGTTGAGCCTGCGCTTCATCTTCATCACCGGCGGCTCGTACACGGCGCGGGCGCGGCAGTTCCTGGAGCGCATCCCCAACCCGCGCATCGAGAAGCCGTTCGACGCGCAGATGATTCAGCAGCTGGTCGGAGAGGTCTTGGCCGTCGGGGTTGACGGCGATGTCTCCGGCTTGGAGTGAAACCACCGCGCCGGATGTCCCGGCGCGCCCCTGAAGGGAGTTCCCTGGTGATTGGCGGCGGATTCGTCATCGATGCGGTTACGCACGCGTACAACCTGCACCCGTCCAACTGGCGTGCCGGGAAGTACGCCGAATCCCTGGCCCAGCTCATCTTCG is part of the Myxococcus fulvus genome and harbors:
- a CDS encoding adenylate/guanylate cyclase domain-containing protein, with translation MKVNAGDSRSLRDHAFSSVVGWLAVEARRLPTPVPLLSGLCERLTACGVPVSRASIVLFTLHPLLHARSFRWRFGHGATAEVHPHGLQHLPAFSKSPFKALREGLPVIHRHLEQPLPDGDFPMFTELRAEGLTEYLALPVCFSDDSRHGVSWATSAPGGFTDAHRALLHELQPILELVLEVFARKDMTGVLLDTYLGRDAGRRVLQGQIRRGDGETTSAVICLSDLRSFTALSDALPRDALLELLNAYFETMVGAFHSHGAEVLKFMGDAVLAIFRIDDHALVEDRCAAAARTVHEAVRASEQDNASRRRRGLPTYEFGASLHVGDVMYGNIGASDRLDFTVIGPAVNLASRIAGLCAGLNEPVLLSESFVSHYRGDVKDLGHHPVKGVPHPVRIYTLDSESSALTAA
- a CDS encoding M20/M25/M40 family metallo-hydrolase is translated as MPVSTLILSSSLALQLVSGAAPAAPATSSAPAKSAAPAKKAYAPPLAVAEKLVGPALTEGHSYARLAELTDGIGPRLSGSEGAAAAVQWALKSFKADGVKAWTEPVKVPRWVRGEERAEILPSALTRGHPLFILALGGSPPTAPEGLTAEVVEVTSLEALATLGDSVKGKIVFFNHTMSSPADYGRFAGLRGRGPALAAKAGAVGSLVRSLATASLRTPHTGSTRFDDEGPRIPAASVTTEEADQLHRLLAKGPVRVKMVLGCSELPDADSHNVVAEVRGREKPQEIVLISAHLDSWDVGTGAHDDGAGVVMVMEAARLIAKLPQAPRRTVRVVLYMNEENGLRGGRAYAEAHAAELSKHVAAMEMDSGGGRPVAVSLRSGPGGKELLEPWLSPLVALGAAQFSTREAGGADISPLLPARVPFFGVEVDASRYFDVHHTHADTLDKVDPQDLARSTAATAWVTYAMAESPDTLARPEAPAAPPGGGAPVAAPPKASSGH
- a CDS encoding SAM-dependent methyltransferase: MTTDEAFFTLYSELPRLGPGSDACTREALGRLPSLPPTPRVVDLGCGNGRQTLVLAETLRTSILAVDLHPPFLQQLEQDARARGLQAFIQTRCQDMGALDLPHESVDLLWSEGAIYHLGFGPGLTRWRPLLAPGGLAAITECTWLTDARPAETVEFWTQGYPTMGTIEENRAAALAAGMEVLGTFTLPPSAWWDDYYTPLLERARRFAPTADETLREVIAGAHRETDLYRHHGHAYGYVFYLLRRPT
- a CDS encoding PAS domain S-box protein, with translation MEQWAHRFFELSTELFAVLGSQGRILEANPAWNVTVGWSPTELRLEGYRGFIHPEDLAQVDSRLESLARMMGTTRFSCRWRCRDGTWAWLVWSVACSTVGGPLYCTVRRLESPPALEPGPTTSEPGGPLPPWAMSDSLPLGLYVVEVRTGAVLYANRRFCQLWGIESLESAIRKGQATHEDVLGHCLRAGDAASVLRLVFPTEADTPPPLHADEAQLTNGRTLRRLSTPMGASGDESRYRLFAFEDVTERKRTEEALHRSEESFRKLIETAPEVIFVHRDQRFVYVNPTLLRALRYEHASELIGRSIWTIVHPDDLDMVRQRVHAVVARGELAPLREIRYLRRDGTWFDAESAGLPVDFDGVGAVVVMARDITERKRMQAQLLQSDRMVLAGTLAAGVGHEINNPLTYVMANLESALDAMHRLGGELGRMLPDGALAPSWSMSLKDTVELLKEAHEGATRVRNIVRDLKYISRQDEERRELLDVRESLEFSLKLASSELRPRAQVIKKYEDVPLVHADASRLGQVFLNLVVNAAQAIPEGDPTNQHVTLWVRPGPHGGVAVDVSDSGSGMPPSVLARIFDPFFTTKAVGSGTGLGLSICHGIMRGLGGDITVRSEPGHGTTFTVLLPPAPADAAPREVPVLPPPSSERAGRMLVIDDEPAVGRSLARIIGKRHQVTVVSSGEEALAKLDSGAAFDAIFCDLMMPGITGMDVYERVREREPGLSLRFIFITGGSYTARARQFLERIPNPRIEKPFDAQMIQQLVGEVLAVGVDGDVSGLE